The following nucleotide sequence is from Chloroflexota bacterium.
TCTTCAAGGCTGCGGCTCACGGCTATGGCACAGAAAAACGGGTGCTGTTGCTGCATGGTCCGGTTGGCTCAGCCAAATCAACCATCGCCCGCCGACTGAAACGTGGTCTCGAACGCTATTCACGCAGTGAGGAAGGTGCGCTGTATACGTTCGATTGGTTTTTAGGCGATATCGAAGATCTCGACGCTGGTAGAGTCAAGGATGCCGATTGGGACCCCTGCCCAATGCACGAAGATCCCTTGCACTTGATTCCAATGGAAATGCGCGAGGCATTTTTAAACGAATTCAATGCCAACCTCGAACCAGACGAGCATATTACCATTACTGGTGATCTTGATCCTTCTTGTCGCTATAATTTCCGCGATTTGATGCGTCGTTACAATGGCGATTTTGCCAAAGTGCTGCGCCATGTCCGTGTTCGTCGCTTTGTCTTCTCTGAACAAGATCGCGTCGGTATCGGCACGTTTCAACCAAAAGACGAAAAGAATCAAGATAGCACTGAATTAACTGGCGATATTAATTATCGCAAGATTGCTATTTATGGTTCTGATAGCGATCCACGAGCATTTAGCTTCGATGGTGAATTTAATATTGCCAATCGTGGCATTATTGAATTTGTTGAAATGCTTAAGCTCGACACAGCATTTTTATACGATTTACTTGGTGCTTCTCAAGAACATCGGATTAAATCCAAGAAGTTCGCACAAACTCACATCGATGAAGTTATCGTCGGGCATAGTGTAGCTGGTAATACCCCGATTCCTTATCGCTACAACGGCGTACCTGGCTGGACAACTTTGAAACAACTTTGCGCTCGATTCAACGCCGATAGCAGTGGTCTTGAGGTGCTATCGTTTGATTTCAATCGGGCCGCCACAACTTGGACTCCGGTTAAAACTATTTTCCGCCATCGTTTCACTGGCGATCTGCTGACAACTTCGCAAAAGTGGGGGGTTGTTGAAACCACACCTAATCATTCGATCTATTCACGTTCTGGCCAAACCTTCTTTCCTGAAGAGGGGCTTGAATTAGCCGCAGTGCGCTGGCTTGATGATGTGTGGATTAAGCCCGAAGCCCAATGGCAGCCAATCGATGTGATTCAGGATATTGATGGCTTTATTCGCGATGATGTAGTACGTTTTGCTAATGGCGCTAAGTTGACCAAACCATGCCAACCTGGCTGGGCACGCCTCAATTTACCGCGCCATGCAACCCAAATTAAAGCAATTTATGACCCACAACACGACCAACAAGCACTTAAAGATCTCATCACGGTAATGGTTTGGTATGCCACTGAAGGTCATATCAACGGGCGTAATGGGGGCATTGTCATTAGCCAAAACGATCGTGATGAGTTAGAGCGAGTGCGGCAGGCTTATGCCAACATTACAACGGCCCATGGTTCAATCGATGCTGGAGCAAAAACCGATAATTGCTGGCGTTTGTACCTCAGCTCGCAAGCAATCGCGGCACTGGTTAAGCATCATTGTGGCGAACACTCTGAATTCAAGCGCTTACCCGATTTCTTATTCAATTTGCCCAAGCTATATCAACAACATGCCTTTGAAGAATTGATGCGCACCGATGGCTCACGCAAAATAGCCCGCGCTGTTGGTGAAGTATGTAGCGATGAGTATCGCGATACATTCTTTGAATATAAAACGCTTTCATCGTTGCTAGCAACTCAAGTTGGCACGTTATCAACCTTGCTTGGCCATGATTACAGCGTTTATCGACTTGAACGCGAAGATCGTACTCCTGCCTATCGTGTGCGCTTCGTTTCTGGCTCGGGCAAACGAGGTGGCCGCCACAACCGCTTTGAAAACCGCTTAACCGCCCGACCAGTTGTCGATGAATGGGTCTATGATATTGAGTGCGAAGGTATTCATAATTTTGTCTGTGGCCTAGGTAACGTAGTTTGCCATAACACTAACGAACCAGAATTCCGTAAGCTTGAAAATAATGAGTTTATGGAAGCATTAAAAGACCGTACTGTCCGAATTGATATCCCATACATTACGCGATTGCGTGATGAAATTCGAATTTACGAAAAGGATTTCAATTCAGAGAATGTACGGGTACACATTGCGCCACATACCATCGAAGTTGCTGCAATGTGGGCAATCTTAACCCGACTTGAAGAACCAAAACGCGCTAATTTGACCTTATTGCAGAAAATGAAGCTTTACAATGGCAAATCATTGCCTGGCTTCACTGAAGATAATATCAAAGAACTGCGCAAAGAATCACGGCGTGAAGGTATGGAAGGCATCTCTCCACGCTATATCCAAGACAAAATTAGCAATGCCTTGGTTAATTACCAAAGCGATGGCGGAATCAATCCATTTATGGTGATGAATGAGCTAGAAAGCGGCCTCAAAACCCACTCATTAATTACCAATGAAGAAGATCGCAAACGCTATCGCGAATTATTAGCAATTGTCAAAGAAGAGTACGCTGATATTGTTAAGAATGAAGTGCAACGCGCTATTTCGGCTGATGAAGAAGCCATCAAGCGTTTGTGCGCTAATTATATCGATAATATCAAAGCTTATACCCAACGCGAAAAAGTGCGGAATAAATTCACTGGAGCTTATGAAGAGCCAGATGAACGGCTGATGCGTTCGATCGAAGAAAAGATCGATATTCCCGATAATCGTAAAGATGATTTCCGCCGTGAAATTATGAATTACATCGGAGCATTAGCAATCGAAGGCAAGACCTTTGATTATCGCACGAATGAACGACTCCATCGGGCCTTGGAATTAAAACTCTTTGAGGATCAAAAAGACAGCATCAAACTAACCAGTTTAGTTTCAAGCGTTGTCGATAAAGATACTCAAGAAAAAATCGATGTGGTCAAAACCCGCTTAATTCGCGATTTTGGCTATAACGATCAAAGTGCTACCGATGTGCTGAATTATGTTGCGAGTATTTTCGCTCGTGGCGATGCGACTCAGCGCAAGTAGGCTCGGACACAGCGAACGGATTCAATGAGGCATCCGTTCGCTTGCGTGCGTTCCTTCCACTAACAATCAACGGTGAGCCTATGCAACGAGTTGAACGTGATCTCAATCGCTTCCGCCAAATTGTGCGGGGCAAAATTAAGAAAGATCTACGCAAATATATTTCCCACGGTGAGATGATTGGCCGCCAAGGCAAACGCTTGGTCTCGATCCCTGTACCATCAATCGATTTGCCGCGCTTTCGCTTTGGCAAAAATCAAGGTGGGGTTGGGCAGGGCGAGGGTGATAACGGCGACCCAATCGGGCGTGGCGATGGCTCGCAGCCAGGCGCAGGCGAGGCTGGCGAAGATTCAGGCCAACATTCGCTTGATGTCGAAATGACGATCGAAGAACTGGCGCAGTTGTTGGGCGAAGAACTGCAATTGCCCAATATTCAACCCAAAGGTAGCAAGAATATTATCTCGCAAAAAGATAAATATTCGGGCATTACCAAGGTTGGCCCAAACTCGCTCCGTCACTTCAAACGTTCTTTCCGCGAAGCGCTCAAACGCCAAGTCGCCTCTGGTCAGTACGATCCTGATGATCCGGTGGTGGTGCCAATTCGCGATGATATGCGCTTTCGCACCTGGAAAACCACCGAAATGCCTGAAAGCAACGCCGTGATCATCTATAGCATGGATGTTTCTGGCTCAATGGGTCAGGAGCAAAAGGAGCTAGTACGGGTAACCGCATTTTGGATCGAAACTTGGCTGCGTTCCCAATACAAACATCTAGAAATGCGCTACATCGTGCACGATGCAGCAGCCAAAGAGGTCACTCAGGATATTTTCTATCGCATTCGCGAGGGTGGCGGAACCAAAATTTCGTCGGCCTATCGCTTGGTATTGAAACTGATCGAGGAGCATTATTCGCCCGACGAGTGGAATATTTACCCCTTCCATTTTTCCGATGGCGATAATTGGGGCGGTGGCGATACCCGTGAGTGTGTTGAGCTACTGCGCAACCAAATTTTGCCCAAAGTCAACCTTTTCTGTTACGGCCAAGTGCGTTCGTTGTATGGATCAGGGCGTTTTGCCCATGATCTGAACGAAAATTTTCGAGCCAACGAAACCATGGTCGTTTCCGAAATTGCCGACCGCGACGATATTTACAATGCAATCAAAGCCTTTTTAGGCAAAGGCAAATAGAAGGATGAAGGATGAGGGATGAAGGATGAAGAATGCTAGCTGAAATTGAAAGGTATTTAGGTTTCAGCTAGCATTCAATTCAAATTGGGAGGATCGTAACTATGCAAAATGCTGTTGGCCGTGATGATTTACGTCAGCGCACAACCCGTTTTGCACTGCAAATTATCCAATGTTATGGTTCATTGCCAAGTCGAGTCGAAGCAACAATTCTAGGCAAACAACTCCTACGTTCAGGGACATCAGTCGGGGCAAATTACCGAGAGGCCCATCGCTCACGTTCAAATAGCGAGTTTGTGGCAAAGCTTGGCATTTGCCTGCAAGAACTTGAAGAAACCGACTACTGGCTTGAATTATTATTTTTAGCTAACCTTCAAACTTCTACAATCATTAATCCATTACGCGATGAAACATCGCAATTAATCGCTATTTTTACAACAATTGTTAAGAAGAAACGCTTGCAGCTTAAAGAACCAGTTACAACTTATGATTTCGATGATTACGAAGATTCATAAGGAAAGATAATATGAATGGTCATAGAATGAATCTATTTATCCTTCTATAAATATATTCATCCTTCATCCTTCATATTTCATCCTTTCAAAGAGAGGTTCTATGCCACTCAGCAACAACGATTTACCCCTCAATTTACAAAAAGCATGGGAGCAAATTGATGGCCATGCCAAACGTTATGGCCTCGATTACTACCCAATTGTTTATCAAATCCTTGATTATAATACACTGTACGAAGTTGCTGCAATGGGTGGCTTTCCAACACGCTACCCGCATTGGCGCTTCGGAATGGAGTATGATCAATTAATCAAGGGCCATGTGTATGGATTAAGCATCATTTATGAAATGGTGATTAATACAAATCCAGTGTATGCCTATTTGCTCGAAGGCAATATGATTGTTGATCAGAAAACGGTGATGGCGCACGTTGCCGGCCATGCCGATTTCTTCAAGAATAATATGTGGTTTGCGCCAACCAATCGTAAAATGCTCGATACCATGGCCAATCATGCTGGGCGAGTACAACGCTATATCGATCGCTATGGCTACGAAACGGTTGAAGCATTTATTGATACTTGTTTATCAATTGAAAACTTGATCGATTATCACTCGCCATATATTAATCGCCCTGAAGCCCAAACGAGCCAGCCAATCGTTGAAGATGACGATATTGAAGTTGCTGAAGGCTTGCCGTTTGAACGTTCGTATATGAAGGATTTTATTAATCCACCAGAATTTTTACGCCAGCAACGCGAAAAACTCTTAGAAGAACAGCAAAAAATGCGTAAATTCCCCGAAAATCCGCAAAAAGATGTGCTGTTGTTCTTGATGAATTATGCGCCGCTTGATCGTTGGCAGCATAATATTTTGGAAATTGTACGCGACGAGGCCTATTACTTCGCTCCGCAAGGCATGACCAAAATTATCAATGAAGGCTGGGCCAGCTTTTGGCATAGTCGAATTATGACTACTCATGCCGCCGAAACCTCAGAAATTATCGATTTTGCCGACCACCACGCCGGAATTGTCGCAGCTCATCCAGGCCGACTAAACCCCTATCGTTTAGGTTTACTGCTGCTGCGCGACATCGAAGATCGCTGGAATCGTGGGCGCTTTGGCAAGGATTGGGAACAATGCGACGATATGCGCGAAAAGCGCGAATGGGATCTTAAGCTTGGCAAGGGTATGGAAAAAGTCTTCGAGGTGCGGCGCTTCCACAACGATATTACCTTTCTCGACGAGTTTCTTACGCCTGAATTTTGTGTCGAGAACAAGCTATTTACCTTCAAACACAACAACGACACCGATTTGTATGAGATCGTCAATCGTGATTTTGGTGCAATTAAATCGCAGTTGCTGAGTGGATTAACCAATTTCGGCCAACCCTATATTTATGTTGAAGATGGCAATTACAATAATCGGGGCGAATTGTATTTGCGCCATCGCCATGAAGGTAGCGATTTGCGCATGGATTATGCTCGTGACACGCTCAAGCATATTCATACAATCTGGACACGTCCGGTCAATCTTGAAACTGTGCTCGATGATAAAAAACGCTTGTTGACCTTCGATGGGAAAGAATACAGCGAACGCCGCATCGATTAAGCAACCAAAACACCACACAGCATCTACAATATCGTCGATGATGTGTGGTGTTTTAATGCCCAAAGGAAATAGCAAAATGGCTATTGGCAGTGGGCTAGACCCGTCTTCAACGGCGCACCCCAACGATACTGCCAGCCCAAAACCACTGCTGCACATCGTCAATCCCAAGGCTATGCTGTTGCAGCGCACGGTTGAGGCTGGCTTGACGCTCAGCGGGCAGATTGTCCAGCCACATTTCTTCTTTATCGATGCGCAAACGGCTTAGCCCACATTCACGCAGCAAATCGGTCAAATTGCGTTCGCTGTAAAAGCGGATTGAATGCGCAATCCATTGTTGGACAACTTGCTCGACAAACGAGCGCCCAGGCTCTTCTTCAGGCAGCAAAGCACTGCGCAAGAGCAATTGGCCATCGAGCGCCAGCGCATCAGCCAAATATTCCACGAAGGCATGTTCATCGGGCATGAATTGAATTACTTGGGCTGCTATAATAATATCGACTCCGCTGCGTGGCAAATCAAACTCACGCCAATCGGCAACCCCAAACTGAATCGAGTGAATGCCAGCTTGGGTTGCGGCTTGACGCGCTTTGGCAATTTGCTCAGGCGAAATATCAATCGCAATAATTTCAGCATCAGGCCAAGCTTGAGCCAGGGCAATCGCCACTTGGCCTTGACCACAGCCAACATCGAATACCCGAGGCTTGGCTGCTATCGGCTGACTTTGAAGCAAATGTAATACATCAACGGGCCGCACAAAACTCGTGCCAACTGGAATAGTGGCATAATGGCGAATAAGATCCGATTCATGCATTGACTTTGCTCCTTCTAATGCATTCTAATGCTTAAGGGCGATGCGCAACGAACCCTCATCATGTATCGTAGTATCACCTAGAATTATCACAAGAAGATGATCAATGCAATGCTGATTTGCAATAATCGGCTAGCTAGGTGTGTGTGGAGCGATAATCTATGACCGCAATTCAGGTTGAGAACCTCGTAAAGATCTATGGCCCATTGCGAGCCGTCGATGGGATTAGCTTTGAAGTAGCTAAGGGCGAGGTCTTTGGGATGCTTGGGCCAAACGGGGCCGGCAAAAGTACAACCACCGAAATGATCGAGGGCTTACGCAAGCCCGACGCTGGCAACATTCATGTTTTGGGTCACGATGTGTTGAAGAATATCGAGCCAATCAAGCAACGGATTGGGATTCAGCTGCAAACGACATCGTTATTTCAAAAATTAACCACTCGCGAACTAGTTAAATTATTTGCCTCGTTTTTTAAACATACGCTGCCGATTGATGAAGTGATTGGCTTGGTTAACTTAGAAGAAAAAGTTAACACCGCCTCAAAAGATCTTTCGGGTGGTCAACGCCAACGCCTTGCAGTGGCAATTGCCCTAATCAACGACCCCGATATTATCTTCCTCGATGAGCCAACAACTGGGCTAGACCCACAGGCGCGGCGCTCGATGTGGGATGTTGTGTCCAATTTGCAAAAACGCGGCAAAACGGTCTTTTTGACCACCCACTATATGGAAGAAGCTGAGCGTTTATGTGATCGGGTGGCCGTGGTTGATCATGGCAAAATTATCGCTTTGGGCAAACCGCAAACCTTGATTCACGATAACTTTCATGAAACCGCGCTCGAATTCTCCGATGATGAGCGTTTGCCTGAAGCGTTGTTGGCGAGTTTGCCAGCGGTTGAGCGGGTGCAAAATGAAGATGGCATCACCACGCTCTATTCAACTGGCGTTGCTCGTACCACCAATGCACTGATGGCCTTGGTTGAGCAGCAACAAACTGAACTGCGTGGCTTTACGATTCGGGCGGCAACATTGGAAGATGTGTTTTTGAAATTGACTGGTCGGCGGATTCGCGACTAAGTGTGGGAGCAACCAAATAATGTTTGTGCAACTCTATTTATCGCAATGGCGCGAATTTTCCCGCGACCGGATGGCGTTGTTTTTTACGATTCTGTTTCCGCTGATTTTTATTAGCATCTTCGGCTTGCTCTACAGCGGCGGCAGCAAATTCGACGAAAAAGTCGGGATTGTGTTGGAAGATCAAGGTCCAATCGGCCCCCAAATCGCCAGCGCAATTGAAGGCTTAACTCAAACTCGCGAAGGCCAAGATCCTGAAGAAAATGTCTTTTCGGATATGAAATTCAGCCGTGGCACGACCAGCGAGCTTGAAACCCAATTGCAAAATGGCGATCTGCAAGCCTTGGTGATTATTCCAGCCGGCTTGAGTGATAGCATTATGAGCGGCCAGCCAGTCAGCGTCACGGTCAAGGTTGATCAAACCAGCCAAGTGTTCGCGCCGTTCTTCCAAGGCGTGGTTGATAACATCATTACATCGGTTGATCAAAACATTACTCAATCCAAGCCAATGCTGACCATGCAAGTCCAATCGGTGCTTTCAAACCAAATTCGCGGCATCGATTTCTTGATTCCTGGGATTTTGGCAATGTCGATTATGCAGCTTGGCCTATTTGCCACCGCGCAACCGATGATTTCCATGCGGACGCAAGGGGTGCTGAAACGCTTGAATGCAACTCCATTGCCACGCTGGATGCTTTTGGTGAGCTATGTGGCGATGCGTTTAACAATTGGTTTGCTGCAAACCGTAATCATCATTGCGGTTGGCAAGCTGATGTTTGATGTAGCAATTTTGGGCAATATCTTTGTGTTGATTGGCTGGCTGTTGCTGAGCATTTTGATGTTTATTGCGATTGGCTTCTTCGTGGCAGCCATCGCCAAAACCGAAGAAAGCGGCAATGCCATCACCCAGTTGATCAACTTCCCAATGCTGTTTCTCTCAGGGGTTTTCTTCCCCGTGACTGGCTTGCCCGATTGGCTGCAAGTCGTGGTTAAGGCCTTCCCCTTGACCTACACAGTTGATGCCTTGAAACAGGTGATGATCAACGCCCCGCCAATTAGCACACCATTGGTCAATCTCGTTGTGCAGGCAGCGTGGTTGATCGTGATGACAGTGCTCTCTATTCGCTTCTTCCGTTGGGAATCCCGCTAGCGATAAGGGACAAAATCGTTTAGGGTTGTTTAACGCAGAGGCGCAGAGGATAAGATAGGCTCTTGGCTACGTAGATTATCGTCTACTCTAGTCAAGAGCCTTATTTTAGGCACAAAATCGAATCTTGTGATTAAATTTTCTATCTCCTGTTTCAACATTGAACTCTAATTGACACTCTATCTGATCTTTGGTAGGATTTTGTTGAATAGATTGAGAGCAGAAAAGGTTGGTATTTCCCCCTGCTAACTCCTGTTTACCTCATCACTTACAATGATTTATTTCTATATTATGTTGGCTTGGATTACGCTATCACTAGGTAATGCAATAAAGATATTCATGCTATTTACTGATTGAAGCTTCCAGCCTTAAAATCATAGAGGCTAGTCCAATGACAATGAGTTCATCAGCAATTCAAGCACCTCATCCATGGCGGTATTGGCTGGCGCTTACGGGGAGTTTCGGTTATACGCTTGTGAATTGGCTAATCCCTAGTTTCTATGGGTTATGGCCGATCTATATCGTTGCCATAGCACTACTTTTTACAATCCAGTGGTGGCTGGTATCACCTCATCCTGATGGACTGCATTGGATTATTGGTAGTATTGCGATCTTTATCATTGGTTTGTTCGTTACTGGCTTCTGGCTTCAACCAACGCTCTATGCAGAACTCACATCGCTTCGGCAGACGCTTTTACCAACCCTCACCAGTAATACAGTACTGATCATATGTGGGGTTCTTATCCATGGAATCCTTGGCTTAATGGTGGGAGTTCTTCAATCCTTACTTATTCCCATCATGCTATCGGCGTAGGTGGTGAATTATAGGCACGACAATCGCTTATGGGTTTTCTGGCCTCAGACTTCTATTCTTCCTATCTTAGCAAGATAACTCTGGTTAAGCATAATAGTTTCAGCTCACCCTAGATATTTGCCTGCTAACAAGCAGCGGCATCCCATCGATCAGAAGTTATAGGATTTTTGGTGAGCAAGGGTTTTGATAGCAGGGTAAAGTTTCGACTTAGGTTATATAATCAATGAATGAGAACAGGTTACATGGTTAAGCTATTCACACATCCTAGGGTACAGCAATTTATTCGACCAAGCTTAATTATTATAGCTCTCGTTAGTTTCATTCAATTTACTATTACCTATGGAATTCTTGTTGCACTCGGGAAACATACCCTTGATTTTCCATCATTCTATTGGGCTAGCGATGCATTATTTAATCGTAATATTTCCCCTTATAATATTGACTATATTCAAGCAAATACAGGTCTCGCTGTCTACCCTTTTATCTATGCACCACCAAGTATTCTTTTCTTCTATCCACTTTCTCTATTCCGTTACGAACATTCTCTACTTATTCATTTAATTATCAATCATATTTCATTAATAATATTCATCATACTTTTAAATAAAATTTTTCATTATAGAAATCTATCAAATCAATCACTATTAATAATAATAATGATCTATAATTCATATCCTATTATGCAAAATATTTATTTCGGTCAAATAAATACACTAATAATCATAGCATTGTTATTATTTATTACATTAAAAGATAATAAACCAAAAATATCTTCAGTTTTTTTATCTTTTGCAATAGCCATAAAAATGTATCCAATTATTATTTTATTTTTGTTATTATTTCATAGAAAATATAAAATAATAGCTAATACAATCATTTCAATGAGTATTATTTTAACTATATCGATACTTTTTATCCCAAAATTTGTATGGAATGATTGGTTTGTCAATATTATCCCTAATGGAGGTTATGGTAAATCGCCAAAAGGATTGCCTGATCCAGCGTATAGCTATAATAAAGGCTTTAACGGCTTTTTTTCAAGAATTTTCACAAATCAACAAGATTCATATCAAATTATGAATTATCCTTTATTGGCTAAAGTAATCACGTATATCATTTGTATAACATTATGTATTATTACAATTTTCATTATATATAAATATTCAAATAAAAAAGAAGATAATGCTATTGAAGAAATCATATTCATTACAATGCCTCTAATCTTTATGATTGCACCTGTTTCATGGAATCTTCATCTTATAACATTATATCCAACAATAATTTACTTATTCAGGATATCTTATAATGGATTTACAAATAAGATAAACTTCAAATTAATACTAGTCTTTTTAATCACCCTATTTTTCTCCATGCAATCAAACTCAGATATTTCGTTATTTTTCGTATTTATATTATGGGTTATGATGTTAGAAGTGATTATTAAACAACAATCTTTACCTAAGCTGAGCTTAGAGCCAATCAGAGAACCCAAATCAATCAGTCCATATGAATTTTGAGGTTAGCCTCAGCTCGCATGTTTGCCCCAGACCGCTGCGTTAACATCCCTCATAATTCATCCTTCATCCTTGCTTAAAACAGGCTACAATACCTTCAATCAACTCTTTTTGTGTGAGGCTTTTGCTAATGACAAACTTAAACGTTGGCGATCTTGCGCCAGAATTTGAATTGCCCGCCGATAATGGTGAAACGATTCGCTTGAGCGATTTTCGGGGCAAGCGTGTGGTACTCTATTTTTATCCCAAAGAT
It contains:
- a CDS encoding serine/threonine protein kinase, whose protein sequence is MTTPSGSQLMSLLSTLQDQQNYQNLNWAGSFQDYLDIVANNPKVTRNAFQRIYDMIMSYGLEEFIDAKKKLIRYNFFTTNEFDEQDAIFGLEIPLMRLVNFFKAAAHGYGTEKRVLLLHGPVGSAKSTIARRLKRGLERYSRSEEGALYTFDWFLGDIEDLDAGRVKDADWDPCPMHEDPLHLIPMEMREAFLNEFNANLEPDEHITITGDLDPSCRYNFRDLMRRYNGDFAKVLRHVRVRRFVFSEQDRVGIGTFQPKDEKNQDSTELTGDINYRKIAIYGSDSDPRAFSFDGEFNIANRGIIEFVEMLKLDTAFLYDLLGASQEHRIKSKKFAQTHIDEVIVGHSVAGNTPIPYRYNGVPGWTTLKQLCARFNADSSGLEVLSFDFNRAATTWTPVKTIFRHRFTGDLLTTSQKWGVVETTPNHSIYSRSGQTFFPEEGLELAAVRWLDDVWIKPEAQWQPIDVIQDIDGFIRDDVVRFANGAKLTKPCQPGWARLNLPRHATQIKAIYDPQHDQQALKDLITVMVWYATEGHINGRNGGIVISQNDRDELERVRQAYANITTAHGSIDAGAKTDNCWRLYLSSQAIAALVKHHCGEHSEFKRLPDFLFNLPKLYQQHAFEELMRTDGSRKIARAVGEVCSDEYRDTFFEYKTLSSLLATQVGTLSTLLGHDYSVYRLEREDRTPAYRVRFVSGSGKRGGRHNRFENRLTARPVVDEWVYDIECEGIHNFVCGLGNVVCHNTNEPEFRKLENNEFMEALKDRTVRIDIPYITRLRDEIRIYEKDFNSENVRVHIAPHTIEVAAMWAILTRLEEPKRANLTLLQKMKLYNGKSLPGFTEDNIKELRKESRREGMEGISPRYIQDKISNALVNYQSDGGINPFMVMNELESGLKTHSLITNEEDRKRYRELLAIVKEEYADIVKNEVQRAISADEEAIKRLCANYIDNIKAYTQREKVRNKFTGAYEEPDERLMRSIEEKIDIPDNRKDDFRREIMNYIGALAIEGKTFDYRTNERLHRALELKLFEDQKDSIKLTSLVSSVVDKDTQEKIDVVKTRLIRDFGYNDQSATDVLNYVASIFARGDATQRK
- a CDS encoding DUF444 family protein, giving the protein MQRVERDLNRFRQIVRGKIKKDLRKYISHGEMIGRQGKRLVSIPVPSIDLPRFRFGKNQGGVGQGEGDNGDPIGRGDGSQPGAGEAGEDSGQHSLDVEMTIEELAQLLGEELQLPNIQPKGSKNIISQKDKYSGITKVGPNSLRHFKRSFREALKRQVASGQYDPDDPVVVPIRDDMRFRTWKTTEMPESNAVIIYSMDVSGSMGQEQKELVRVTAFWIETWLRSQYKHLEMRYIVHDAAAKEVTQDIFYRIREGGGTKISSAYRLVLKLIEEHYSPDEWNIYPFHFSDGDNWGGGDTRECVELLRNQILPKVNLFCYGQVRSLYGSGRFAHDLNENFRANETMVVSEIADRDDIYNAIKAFLGKGK
- a CDS encoding four helix bundle protein; this encodes MQNAVGRDDLRQRTTRFALQIIQCYGSLPSRVEATILGKQLLRSGTSVGANYREAHRSRSNSEFVAKLGICLQELEETDYWLELLFLANLQTSTIINPLRDETSQLIAIFTTIVKKKRLQLKEPVTTYDFDDYEDS
- a CDS encoding SpoVR family protein codes for the protein MPLSNNDLPLNLQKAWEQIDGHAKRYGLDYYPIVYQILDYNTLYEVAAMGGFPTRYPHWRFGMEYDQLIKGHVYGLSIIYEMVINTNPVYAYLLEGNMIVDQKTVMAHVAGHADFFKNNMWFAPTNRKMLDTMANHAGRVQRYIDRYGYETVEAFIDTCLSIENLIDYHSPYINRPEAQTSQPIVEDDDIEVAEGLPFERSYMKDFINPPEFLRQQREKLLEEQQKMRKFPENPQKDVLLFLMNYAPLDRWQHNILEIVRDEAYYFAPQGMTKIINEGWASFWHSRIMTTHAAETSEIIDFADHHAGIVAAHPGRLNPYRLGLLLLRDIEDRWNRGRFGKDWEQCDDMREKREWDLKLGKGMEKVFEVRRFHNDITFLDEFLTPEFCVENKLFTFKHNNDTDLYEIVNRDFGAIKSQLLSGLTNFGQPYIYVEDGNYNNRGELYLRHRHEGSDLRMDYARDTLKHIHTIWTRPVNLETVLDDKKRLLTFDGKEYSERRID
- a CDS encoding class I SAM-dependent methyltransferase encodes the protein MHESDLIRHYATIPVGTSFVRPVDVLHLLQSQPIAAKPRVFDVGCGQGQVAIALAQAWPDAEIIAIDISPEQIAKARQAATQAGIHSIQFGVADWREFDLPRSGVDIIIAAQVIQFMPDEHAFVEYLADALALDGQLLLRSALLPEEEPGRSFVEQVVQQWIAHSIRFYSERNLTDLLRECGLSRLRIDKEEMWLDNLPAERQASLNRALQQHSLGIDDVQQWFWAGSIVGVRR
- a CDS encoding ABC transporter ATP-binding protein, whose translation is MTAIQVENLVKIYGPLRAVDGISFEVAKGEVFGMLGPNGAGKSTTTEMIEGLRKPDAGNIHVLGHDVLKNIEPIKQRIGIQLQTTSLFQKLTTRELVKLFASFFKHTLPIDEVIGLVNLEEKVNTASKDLSGGQRQRLAVAIALINDPDIIFLDEPTTGLDPQARRSMWDVVSNLQKRGKTVFLTTHYMEEAERLCDRVAVVDHGKIIALGKPQTLIHDNFHETALEFSDDERLPEALLASLPAVERVQNEDGITTLYSTGVARTTNALMALVEQQQTELRGFTIRAATLEDVFLKLTGRRIRD
- a CDS encoding ABC transporter permease, which codes for MFVQLYLSQWREFSRDRMALFFTILFPLIFISIFGLLYSGGSKFDEKVGIVLEDQGPIGPQIASAIEGLTQTREGQDPEENVFSDMKFSRGTTSELETQLQNGDLQALVIIPAGLSDSIMSGQPVSVTVKVDQTSQVFAPFFQGVVDNIITSVDQNITQSKPMLTMQVQSVLSNQIRGIDFLIPGILAMSIMQLGLFATAQPMISMRTQGVLKRLNATPLPRWMLLVSYVAMRLTIGLLQTVIIIAVGKLMFDVAILGNIFVLIGWLLLSILMFIAIGFFVAAIAKTEESGNAITQLINFPMLFLSGVFFPVTGLPDWLQVVVKAFPLTYTVDALKQVMINAPPISTPLVNLVVQAAWLIVMTVLSIRFFRWESR
- a CDS encoding DUF2029 domain-containing protein, whose protein sequence is MVKLFTHPRVQQFIRPSLIIIALVSFIQFTITYGILVALGKHTLDFPSFYWASDALFNRNISPYNIDYIQANTGLAVYPFIYAPPSILFFYPLSLFRYEHSLLIHLIINHISLIIFIILLNKIFHYRNLSNQSLLIIIMIYNSYPIMQNIYFGQINTLIIIALLLFITLKDNKPKISSVFLSFAIAIKMYPIIILFLLLFHRKYKIIANTIISMSIILTISILFIPKFVWNDWFVNIIPNGGYGKSPKGLPDPAYSYNKGFNGFFSRIFTNQQDSYQIMNYPLLAKVITYIICITLCIITIFIIYKYSNKKEDNAIEEIIFITMPLIFMIAPVSWNLHLITLYPTIIYLFRISYNGFTNKINFKLILVFLITLFFSMQSNSDISLFFVFILWVMMLEVIIKQQSLPKLSLEPIREPKSISPYEF